GGGCGCTCCTTTGGCCAGCATTACATAGCCGTTGGTTTCCAAGCCGGAGGGTTTTAGATTGCCGACACCGGCAAGCAAAGCGGGAGTAATTCTTTTTTCCGGCACCAATAGAACCCTCGTTTTTCCTCTCCAGTCCCAGCTGCCGAGACCAAGTGTAATTCCGGTTTCCAATCGGTTAAAAAGCCCCACGGAAAAAGTGGTGGACCCATTTTCCTCCTCGTCGTGTCCGGCGGGAACGTATATCGAAAACCAATTGAATCGGCCGGGGGGTATGATTCCTTGATAACCCTTTTGTTCCTGCGGATTTTTTAGCTCCCCCGTGCACACCGGACAAACAGTTCCACACTGGTCCTGGGAGTGGGAAAGAGCGGGCAGAAAAAATATCAAGAGGGCGCACCCCATCACGACGGATTGTTTCATTTCATGCTCCTTTGGGCAAAAGATTTTTGTTTTGGATTCCGAGAATGCACTTCCCCCCCGCCCGCAATTTCAGCCGTTTGGCGAAATTCTTTTGATCCTCCCGGGCGGAGTTCTCCGGCAGCGCCAGAACCGCCTGCAAAAGCTTTTTGTGAAAACCGCCCCCCGGCTTTTCGGCGGAATAATAGACCCACTTCCCCTCCCGCCGCGAGCGGACAAGCCCCTCTCGCTCCAGCTCCTTGACGTGCCGGGAGACGGCATACTGCGGCACGAGCAAAGAGTCCGCCAGCTCGCAAACGCAGATTTCCTTCCCGGCCGAAAGAAGCAGCCGCAGAATCCGAAGCCGCACCGGCTCCGCCAGAACCTTCAAGGTCTCGATTCCCTCTTGGAGCGCCGCCGCCCCCCTTGAGTTGTTCATATGCGCATTCATACATATGTTATACGCCCGTTCAAGCCGTTCGTTGGCGCAATTTTTGCGCCTCCGTCCCCCCGTTGTGTGGGGAGCTACTCCCGACACTTTCGTAGGGCGAACGGCGTTCGCCCATTCTTCTTGTTTTTGTAGGGGCACGTTGCCACCTGCCCTGTTTTTTTTGTCCCCCTTGCCAAGGGGGACGAGGCGGCAGGGCCGGAGGGGGTGTTTTGCAGGGGCACTTCGCGAATCGCCCGTCTGTTTTTTCGTAGGGGCAACCCTCCCTGCCTGCCCGCCCACTTTGTCCCCTCCTTACGAAGGAGGGGAATTGGGGAGGTTCAACGCTTGGCCTGACTAAAGACGGTGTCCCTGTCTTGTCCCCTCTCCTTGAGGAGAGGGTCAGGGAG
The nucleotide sequence above comes from Verrucomicrobiia bacterium. Encoded proteins:
- a CDS encoding metalloregulator ArsR/SmtB family transcription factor yields the protein MNNSRGAAALQEGIETLKVLAEPVRLRILRLLLSAGKEICVCELADSLLVPQYAVSRHVKELEREGLVRSRREGKWVYYSAEKPGGGFHKKLLQAVLALPENSAREDQKNFAKRLKLRAGGKCILGIQNKNLLPKGA